A window of the Exiguobacterium mexicanum genome harbors these coding sequences:
- a CDS encoding ImmA/IrrE family metallo-endopeptidase has protein sequence MAKMKTNEERKAELEALTEQMEKQIDSYFESPEKIREHLQFLGKFHQYSMRNAVLIESQFPGAVAVGSYPFWEKQGAQVQKGERGIKVFVPSPVTYALHKDEWVPLSKAPKPIKDGVKQGRIPSRKMMYFKIGHVFEYTQTDAREKGIEVSDIFKRYHRDGGLENEQDIRDALTTLADARNVTLLEEPLDEIGTAKGCYYPELHAIALNPRNTSIEDISVLIHELAHAELHNQERNFERDQPLTAPEKEFQAEMVAYVVSHQLGFPTDDFSLSYLAGWTKDKELLDKEQLLQEVHQTSATFLDHIESHLEKVHTLQQEKEQSPLDYLEQLERRMGWKDADLSLYERVHAVQSVFPEEVEPYLNAKAALETNLKMDRVDEPLMYIHGRGLGFQQFGIANNHDFSEDQLVAYTIALPNQPLVSGHFVPESAVHPLHHLEKTNRLERPVLKSLENHWHDVLLDEEQKSLSRISLFNIERLW, from the coding sequence ATGGCCAAGATGAAGACGAACGAAGAACGGAAAGCCGAGCTCGAGGCTTTGACGGAACAGATGGAAAAACAGATCGACAGCTACTTCGAGAGCCCAGAAAAGATTCGAGAACATCTACAGTTCCTCGGTAAGTTCCATCAATACTCGATGCGGAACGCGGTCTTGATCGAGTCCCAATTTCCTGGTGCGGTCGCGGTCGGCTCTTATCCGTTCTGGGAGAAGCAAGGCGCACAGGTGCAAAAAGGCGAACGTGGCATCAAGGTGTTCGTCCCAAGTCCAGTGACGTACGCCCTGCATAAGGACGAATGGGTACCGCTCAGTAAGGCACCGAAGCCGATCAAGGACGGTGTGAAACAAGGACGCATCCCGTCACGCAAGATGATGTACTTCAAGATTGGTCACGTGTTCGAGTACACGCAGACCGATGCGCGTGAAAAAGGAATCGAGGTCTCGGACATCTTCAAACGGTATCACCGGGACGGCGGGCTCGAGAACGAACAAGACATCCGTGACGCCTTGACGACGCTCGCGGATGCCCGGAATGTGACACTATTGGAGGAACCCCTCGACGAGATCGGGACGGCGAAGGGCTGTTACTATCCGGAGCTACATGCAATCGCCTTGAACCCACGAAACACGTCGATCGAGGACATCAGCGTCCTGATCCACGAGCTCGCCCATGCGGAGCTGCACAACCAGGAGCGGAATTTTGAACGAGACCAACCGCTCACGGCACCCGAGAAGGAGTTCCAAGCCGAGATGGTCGCCTATGTCGTCTCGCATCAACTCGGGTTCCCGACGGACGACTTCTCGCTCTCCTATCTGGCCGGTTGGACGAAAGACAAGGAACTTTTAGACAAGGAACAATTGTTGCAGGAAGTCCATCAGACGTCCGCGACCTTTCTTGACCATATCGAGTCACACTTAGAAAAAGTACACACCTTACAACAGGAGAAAGAACAGAGCCCTCTTGATTACCTTGAACAGCTGGAGCGGCGAATGGGATGGAAAGACGCTGACCTCAGTCTTTATGAACGGGTGCATGCCGTACAAAGTGTGTTCCCCGAGGAGGTGGAGCCCTATCTGAACGCAAAAGCGGCCCTCGAGACGAACCTGAAGATGGATCGCGTCGATGAGCCGCTCATGTATATTCATGGTAGGGGTCTCGGGTTTCAGCAGTTCGGCATCGCCAATAATCATGACTTCAGTGAAGATCAGCTTGTGGCTTATACAATCGCATTACCGAATCAACCATTGGTCAGTGGTCACTTCGTCCCGGAAAGTGCCGTACATCCTTTACACCATCTTGAAAAAACCAATCGTTTGGAGAGACCGGTCCTGAAATCGCTTGAAAATCACTGGCATGACGTGTTGTTAGATGAAGAACAAAAGTCCCTTTCAAGAATTTCATTGTTTAACATCGAAAGACTCTGGTGA
- the mphN gene encoding macrolide 2'-phosphotransferase MphN, translating to MNEFKRLAKNKGLDVLENSIVVNESGVDFQVAYAKDTLGSKWILRIPRRLDSMRSALKEKGALEIMEEHVSFQVPNWSIFDDELIAYKQLDGVPVATIDVEQQDYIWSFDKENTPQSYYQSLGKVLAELHTLPHRHFKEIGIKTLYARDLNSSMKIRMEKVRQKYHVNSELWERWQEWLANDSLWPSHVGVSHGDLHPGHILINKNFEVSGLIDWTEISIADTSVDFLSHLLLFGKDGLTKLLDAYDNAGGRTWPRMDEHIIELLTTSAITVAEFAEISDLQDMRETAAHMLTQNV from the coding sequence ATGAACGAATTTAAACGGCTTGCAAAAAATAAAGGATTAGATGTGTTAGAGAATAGCATTGTGGTAAATGAATCGGGTGTTGATTTTCAAGTTGCTTATGCAAAAGATACGCTTGGTAGCAAGTGGATACTAAGAATTCCTCGAAGATTAGATTCGATGAGGAGCGCCTTGAAAGAAAAGGGGGCACTAGAAATTATGGAAGAACATGTGAGTTTTCAAGTTCCAAATTGGTCAATTTTTGATGATGAACTAATTGCGTATAAGCAATTAGATGGTGTTCCGGTTGCAACAATTGATGTAGAGCAACAAGATTACATCTGGAGTTTTGACAAAGAGAATACACCACAATCTTACTATCAGTCATTAGGTAAAGTGTTGGCAGAACTACACACATTACCACATCGACACTTCAAAGAAATCGGTATCAAAACTCTATATGCTAGAGATTTAAACAGTTCAATGAAGATACGGATGGAGAAGGTGAGACAGAAGTATCATGTGAATTCAGAGCTATGGGAGCGTTGGCAAGAATGGTTGGCGAATGATTCGCTATGGCCATCGCATGTAGGTGTAAGCCACGGGGATTTACACCCTGGCCACATATTAATAAATAAGAATTTTGAGGTCTCTGGTTTGATAGATTGGACAGAAATTAGTATTGCGGACACATCTGTGGATTTTCTATCACATCTATTACTGTTTGGTAAGGATGGTTTGACAAAGTTACTCGATGCTTACGACAATGCAGGCGGAAGAACATGGCCAAGAATGGATGAGCATATAATTGAGTTGTTAACAACCAGCGCAATAACTGTAGCTGAATTCGCAGAGATATCTGACCTACAAGATATGCGTGAAACAGCTGCTCATATGCTTACACAAAATGTATGA
- a CDS encoding DUF3006 domain-containing protein, which produces MKRRRGIIDRFEGDLAVVEFGEVMEDIPKSRLPDTVQPGDVLWFYEDGKVEVDAKERKRLSSDIDELMDELWED; this is translated from the coding sequence ATGAAGCGACGGAGAGGTATCATCGATCGATTTGAAGGGGACTTGGCTGTCGTCGAATTCGGAGAAGTGATGGAGGATATTCCAAAGTCACGACTTCCAGACACGGTTCAACCTGGTGACGTGCTTTGGTTTTATGAAGATGGGAAAGTTGAAGTGGACGCCAAGGAACGCAAACGATTATCGAGTGATATCGATGAGTTGATGGATGAGCTTTGGGAAGATTAA
- a CDS encoding ComEC/Rec2 family competence protein, with product MNKLIKIGSAVLFSGALLVSPYGEASAATSIKVHYIDVGQGDAIYIKMPSGEDVIIDGGNKGKGDAIVAYLKKQKVDDIEVLISTHPDADHIGGLDEILDAYRVENVYAPKVKHTTQAYKDFLQAVKREGKTIKTAQAGVKLPIKGVSAKFVGPVKSYSNSDLNNWSAVLHVTYKKNTFLFTGDAEHVSEKDMMAKKQTLRADVLKVGHHGAKTSTSSTFLNTVKPKHAIISVGKNSYGHPTSEVVTNLKRQKTNTLRTDKNGTIIITGNGSSYAVKKSR from the coding sequence ATGAATAAATTGATCAAGATTGGGAGTGCCGTTCTATTTAGTGGAGCGCTATTGGTGTCACCATACGGGGAAGCATCAGCCGCTACGAGCATTAAAGTCCATTACATCGATGTCGGACAGGGAGACGCCATCTACATCAAGATGCCGAGCGGTGAGGACGTCATCATCGACGGGGGTAACAAAGGAAAGGGCGATGCCATCGTCGCCTACCTCAAAAAGCAAAAAGTTGACGATATCGAGGTATTGATCTCGACGCATCCGGATGCGGATCATATTGGTGGATTAGACGAAATCCTAGATGCCTATCGTGTCGAGAACGTCTACGCGCCGAAAGTGAAGCACACGACCCAGGCTTACAAAGATTTTCTGCAAGCCGTCAAACGGGAAGGGAAGACCATCAAAACGGCACAGGCCGGCGTGAAGCTACCGATCAAAGGCGTCAGTGCGAAGTTTGTGGGTCCGGTCAAATCCTACTCGAACAGTGACTTGAACAACTGGAGTGCAGTCCTTCATGTAACGTACAAGAAGAACACGTTCTTGTTCACGGGAGACGCGGAACACGTTTCTGAGAAGGACATGATGGCGAAGAAGCAGACGCTCCGTGCAGATGTCTTAAAGGTGGGACATCACGGTGCCAAGACGTCGACAAGCAGTACGTTCCTGAACACGGTCAAACCGAAGCATGCTATCATCAGTGTCGGGAAGAACAGCTACGGCCATCCGACTTCCGAAGTGGTGACGAACTTGAAGCGTCAAAAAACGAACACGCTTCGCACAGATAAGAATGGCACGATCATCATTACAGGGAACGGTTCAAGTTATGCCGTAAAGAAATCAAGATGA